The DNA sequence TCCCGCGCCGAGCCGCCCGAGCCCGTCTACGGAGCGCGCTGACCCCGCCGCGCCCGCACGGCCGCGGGGGTCAGGCGAACGCCAGGAAGACCGTCTCGTCGTCCCCTTGGAGATGGATGTCGAACCGGTACGTGCCGTGCGGGCCCGGCCGCGCGAGCAGTGTCGCGCGCCGGTCGGGGGCCAGCGAGCGGAGCAGGGCGTCGTCCGGGTCGTCCGACAGGTACGCGCGCGTGTACAGGTGGTCGAGCAGCCCCCGAGCGAACACCGCGAGGCAGACGTACGGGACGCCGCCGGGCCTGAGGGTGCGGACCGCCCAGTGCCCGTCCGGGTCCGTCGGCACCCGGCCGAAGCCCGTGAACGTGACGCCGTCGCGCCCCCGCGGCGTGCCGCCGACCGCGTCCTGGCGCAGCGACCCGGGCGCCCCCGCGCGCGAGCCGTCCGGCGCGGGCTGCCACGTCTCCACGAGGCCGTCGTCCACGGGGACGCCCTTGCCGTCGTACACGTACCCGTGGAGCGTCACGGCGTCCGGGTGGCCCGCGGGCGCGATCTCGCCGCCGCGCGGGAACGGCAGCGCGTAGCCGTGGTACGGCCCGATGGTCTGCGAGGGCGTCGGCGCGTGCGGCGGCACCGGGCTCATGCGGCACCGTCCTCGAAGAGGGTGGCGGAGGGGCCGTCCAGGACGATGTCCCAGCGGTAGCCGAGCGCCCACTCCGGAATCGTCAGACCGTGGTCGTAGGCGGCCACGAGGCGGGCCCGCGCCGCCTCGTCGGGGATCGAGAGGAAGACGGGGTCGTAGGCGAGCAGCGGGTCGGCGGGGAAGTACATCTGGGTCACCAGGCGCTGCGCGAACGCCGTGCCGAACAGCGAGAAGTGCAGATGGGCTGGGCGCCAGGCGTTCTCGTGGTTGCGCCACGGATAGGCGCCGGGCCGGATCGTGGTGAAGGAGTACGTGCCGTCGTCGTCCGTCAGACAGCGGCCGAAGCCGGTGAAGTGCGGGTCGAGCGGCGCCGCGTGCCGGTCGCGCCGGTGGACGTATCTGCCGGACGCGTTGGCCTGCCACATCTCGACCAACTGGCCGCGCACCGGACGGCCGTGACGGTCCGTCATGCGGCCGGAGACGGTGATGCGCTCGCCCAGCGGCTCGCCCGTGTGCTGGCGGGTCAGGTCCCGCTCGAAGTCGGTGACGTCGGCGACGCCGAAGACGGGGCCGGTCAGCTCCACGGCCTCCGGGTCGGGGACGGGCACGGCGGAGTGACGGGGATGGCGCAGGAGGGCCCCGCGGTAGGGCGGGACGCCGTGGGGCGTGCCGGGCGGCCGGGGCGCGGTCGCGCCCGGCGCGGACCGTTCGGCTCCCGGCGCGGACCGTTCGGCTCCCGGCGCGGTCACCGTCCGGCGCCCGGTCGGGCCGTCGTACGGGGGATGGGGGGTCATTGCGGCTGCCGCTCCCTTCCGGACCGGTCCTCGCCGGTCCTCACGCGTCCGGGACGCGCACCTTCGCCGCCGTCCGCGCGACGATCTCGGTGACGCCGACTCCCGGCGCGCACTCGGTCAACTGAAGTCCGTCCGCGGTGACGTCGAAGACACCGAGGTCCGTGATGACGCGGTGCACACACCGTCTGCCGGTGAGCGGCAGATCGCACTCCTGAACGAGCTTGGGCGAGCCGTCCTTCGCGGTGTGCGCCATCGTCACGATCACCCTGCGGGCGCCGTGCACCAGGTCCATCGCCCCGCCGATCCCCGTGACGAGCCTGCCGGGGACCGCCCAGTTGGCGAGGTCCCCGCGCGCGGAGACCTGCATCGCGCCGAGGACCGCCACGTCGAGATGGCCGCCGCGGATCATCCCGAACGACAGCGCCGAGTCGAAGTACGCCGCCCCGGGAAGGGCCGTGACCGTCTCCTTGCTCGCGTTGATCAGATCCGGGTCGACCTCGTCCGCCGCGGGGTAGGGGCCGACGCCGAGGACGCCGTTCTCGGACTGGACGACCACCTGCACGCCCGGCGGCAGGAAGCCCGGGATCAGCGTCGGCAGGCCGATGCCCAGGTTGACGTACTGGCCGTCCCGGAGCTCGTCCGCCGCCCGGGCCGCCACCTGTTCGCGGGTCCACGCCATCAGGTGCTCACCGTCCGCTTCTCGACGCGCTTGGCGGCGGCCTCGTGCGGGTGGAGGGCGACGACGCGGTGCACGAAGACGCCGGGCAGGTGCACCGCGTCCGGGTCGATGGCGCCGGGCTCCACCAGCTCCTCCACCTCGGCCACGGTCACCCGTCCCGCCATCGCGGCGAGCGGGTTGAAGTTGCGGCTCGCCTTGGCGAACACCAGGTTCCCGTGCCGGTCGCCGCGCGCCGCCCGCACCAGGGCGAAGTCGGTGCGGATGCCGCGCTCCAGGACGTGCGGCACGCCGTCGAACTCCCGTGTCTCCTTGGGCGGCGAGGCCACCACGACGCCGCCCGCGCCGTCGTACCGCCACGGGATGCCGCCGTCGGCGACCTGCGTGCCCACCCCGGCAGGGGTGTAGAAGGCGGGGATGCCGCAGCCCCCGGCGCGCAGGCGCTCCGCGAGGGTGCCCTGCGGGATCAGCTCCACCTCGAGCTCGCCCGACAGGTACCGGCGCGCGAACTCCTCGTTGCCGCCGATGTACGAGGCCGTCACGCGTGCGATCCGGCCCGCCGCGAGCAGCACGGCCAGGCCCGTGCCGAGCGCGCCGCAGTTGTTCGACACCACGCGCAGATCCGTGGTGCCGCGCCGGTGCACCGCCTCGATCAGCGCGTTCGGCACGCCGCTGAGCCCGAAGCCGGCGACCGCGAGGGACGCGCCGTCCCCCACGTCGGCCACCGCCGCCGCGGCCGTGGCGACCACCTTGTCCATCCGGCAGCCTCATCTCCGCACGATCGTCAGCACACTGACTGTTCTCATCTGCCGTCCCGCGAACTCCAGTTCACGCTGCCACTGCCCGAGAGGGCCGTCAAGGCCGTGTCAGGTCGGCTATCGTTCAGTGCACGAACTGTCGTGTCAGGGGAGGAACAGCCATGGCAGCGGTGGATCTGACCAGCCATCCCGGGCATCTCGCCCGCCGCCTCCAGCAGGCCCACCACCTCCTGTGGAACACGATGGTCTCGGAGGAGACCACATCGCCCCAGTACGCCGTCCTCAACACCCTGGTCGCCGAGCCAGGCCTCGACCAGCGCGGCGTCGGCGAGCGCGTGGGCCTCGACCGCTCCACCGTCGCCGAGGTCATCAGCAGGCTCAGCCGCCGCGGTCTCGTCGACAAGGTCCGTGACCCGCAGGACGGCCGCCGCGCCCTGCTGCGCCTCACCGCCGACGGCAGGCGCGTCCACCGCAAGCTGACGGTGCGCACGGCCCGGATGAACCAGATCTTCCTCGCCCCGCTGACCGCCGATGAGCGCAGGCTCTTCCTCGACCTGGCCCAGCGGGTCGCGGACGCCGCCGAGCACCTGCGGGCGGCGCCCCTGACGCCCTCGTGAGCACCGCGCCGCTCACGCCTTCGTGAACACCACCCACACCGGGCCCTCGGCGAACGCGAGCGGCTTGCCCTCGCGGGTCGTGAACGTGGTGCCGTCCCGCGCCGTGTCGCGCCGCCAGCGCGCCTCGTACGCGCGGCCGTCCCGCAGCACCCGCGCGCTGCCCGAGCCCACCGTGCGGCTGAAGGGCGACGCGCTGCCCGAGCGGTCGTGGAAGCGCGAGTCGCGGATGTCGACGCGCTGTTCGACCACCGTGGCGGCACCGAGCGCCGCGCCGGATGCGGTGCGGGCGGGCGTACCGTCCATCGCGATGTGCCAGCGCCCCTCGTACTCGACCCAGGTGAAGGTGAAGCGCGCGGAGGGGAAGCGCAGCGTCTGCCGGGTCGTGGGCGTGCCGCCCGCCGGGCGCGGCCCGAAGCGGAAGCCCGTGCTCTCCAGGCCGTCGGCCGACACCCGTGCCCCCAGCGCGTCCGGGCGGACGTAGAGGTTGTGCGGCGCGGGCTTCGCGCCGCCCCGGTAGTACGCCCTGCCGGGAGCCCCGTCCGGGGGCAGGGCGCGCAGCGGGGCCGCGTCGATCAGCGGAAGCAGCTTCGACTGCGCCCCGGAGAACGCGAGCGCCGGGTCCTCGAACTGGCGCAGCAGCTCCAGATCGGTCTCCCGGGCGCTGCGCACCGGCCCCACCACGGGCGGCAGCCGGCGTGCGTAGACGGCCATCAGCCGGCTGAGCCCGGCCTCCACCCGCTCCACGTAGACGACGTCCGCCGCCTCCAGGCCGGTCTGCGGGCGCGCGGGGCCCACGTTGTCGACCTTCACGGCGAGCACGCGGCCGCCCTCGCCCCGGCCCGTCGGCCGCCCGTCCGTGCCCGCCCGCTCCAGGGTGCAGGCGGGCGCGAACGCGGCGAGTGCCAGCGCCACCACCGCCGCACGCAAGCCTCGCGCTCCTCGCGCCGTCGTGTGCCCCACGCGTGTTCGCCGTTCCATGACCGGGATGTACCCCGATTGCGGCCGTTGTCAGCCGAGGTCGAAGGCGTTCCGCAGACCGAGGCGGTAACGGGTGCGGTCGGCGCGCTTGAGGCCCTCCAGCTCCGGGACGCGGTAGCGGGGCTTCACCGCGCACCGCTTCGCGTCCGAACCCGCCCGGTCGAGCAGGGCGTTGACGGCCTGGCGCGCGGCCGCGTTGGCGCCCTCCATGGTGGCCAGGTCGATGTCCACGGCCACGTAGTCGCCCGCGAGGAAGAAGTTGGGGATCTTCGTCGCGGCCGACGGGCGGTTGTGCAGCGTGCCCACGGGGTGGATCAGGAGCTCGTCGTCGTTCGTCGGGTGCGGGCCGCCGATGCCGTCGACGCCCGGGTCGAGGTGCCAGGAGTGCAGCTTGCCGTCGGTGAGGACCTGCTTGCCGGTGTCGTTGAGATGGGCCTTGAGCTGCGCCCACACCTCGCGCGCCACCTCCTCGCGCGTGCAGTTCTTCGCCGTCTTGCCGTAGAGGATGCCCTCCTTGTCCCACTCGGAGATGTCCACCGACAGACAGTCCACCGCGACGCCGTCGCCGTAGTCGGCGGGGAAGTCGCGGCCCTTCCAGTGCGCCGCCTGGGCGATGCCCGTGAGCGACCAAGGGGAGTCGATGCAGTTGAAGTGCCCGTCGACGATCTTGGGCCGTTCCGTCAGATAGAACTGGATGCCCGTCATCCAGTCCGTCCGCAGCTTGTCGCAGCGCGCCAGCTGCGGATCCGCCCCGCGCAGCGCGGCCCCCCACGTCCTGCGGGCGTGCTCCACCGGCATGGCCTGTACGTAGTGGTCGGCGGTGACGTCGCGGCGTACGCCATCGGCGTCCTCGATCACGGCCTTCGTCACCCGGCCGCCGCCGTACGCCACCTCGCGCACGGTCCAGCCGACGCGGAACTCCACGCCGAGGGAGGTCAGATGCCTCACCCACGGGTCGATCCACGCCTCGTTGGTCGGCGCGTTCAGGATGCGGTCGGGCGGGCCGTCCGCGCCCCGGCCCAGGGCGTTGAACACGAAGGCCTCACCGAGCGTGCCGACGGTGCGGGTGCTGGCCACCTCCGCCTTGGTCGCCACGATGTTGCGGGTCACGCCGACCGCGAGGATGCGCTGGTAGTCGTACGACATGTCCTCGGCGCGCACGAAGTCCCACCAGGGCTTCGCCTCCCACTGGTCGTCCCGGCGCTCGTCGCAGCTGGTGAGGAAGACCAGGGCGCGGTTCACGAAGTACGCGACCTCGTGCGCCGGGATGCTGAACGCGGTGTCGAGGAACGCGGTGAGGGCGCGGGCGATGTCGTCCGGGGTCAGGTCGGCGGGCTGCCCGTCGCGGCCGGGTATCGGCAGGCGGATGTCCTCGCGGCCGCCCGCGCGGGTGAAGCTCATCTCCGGCGGCGCGATCAGGTTGTCCCACACGCCGTTGCGGTTCCCGGGGAAGGGGATGCGGCGCATCGTGTCCGGCAGGTTGTGGTAGATGCCAGGGATGAAGCGGAAGCCGTGTTCGCCGGGGAGCGGCTTGCGAGTGCCCTTCGCGCTGTCCGGTACGTCGAAGCTGCGGGCCTTGCCGCCCAGGGCGCGGCGCTCGTAGACCGTGACGGCGAAGCCGCGCTCGGCGAGTTCGTGGGCGGCGGTCAGGCCGGCGACGCCGCCGCCGAGCACCGCCACGGTGCCGGTCGAGGGTGCGGCGTGGGCGCCCTGCGACAGGGCGCCGAGGCCAAGGGCGGCGGCGCCGCCGACGGTCGCCGCTCGTGCCACGAAGGTTCTGCGCGTGCTTCCCGGTGCCTGCGGCCGGCCCATGCGGCTCTCCCCTTACCGTTGGTAACCCAGGTGTCAGGCGCGGAGCCTACGGCCGTGCTCTTCTGGGCGGAAGGGGTGGGTGGGGCTTGGCGGGAATTTGTCTGCGGGTGGGTGGGGTGCCCGGCCTTGCCGGGCAGGGCCGCGCCGCGGGACGTACGTCGTCCTACTGCGTCGGCGCCGAACCCAAGACCTCCGACAGGTCGTAGCCCGCCGGTTCCTCCAGTTGGGCGTACGTGCACGACTCGGGGTCGCGGTCGGGGCGCCAGGTGCGGAACTGGGCCGTGTGGCGGAAGCGGGCCCCGTTCTCCATGTGGTCGTAGGCCACCTCGCACACCCGCTCGGGCCGCAGCGGCACCCAGGTGAGGTCCTTCTTCCCCGACCAGCGGTTCACCGCCCCGGGTAGCCGGGCGCTCTCGTGGGCGGCCTCGTCCGCCCAGGCCGCCCACGGGTGCCCCGCGACGGAGTCCATCCGCAGCGGTTCGAGCTCCGTCATGAGCTGCTCGCGCCGCTTCATGGAGAAGGCGGCGCACACCCCGACGTGCTGCAGCGTGCCCGCGTCGTCGTACAGGCCGAGCAGGAGCGAGCCGACCACGGGGCCGCTCTTGTGTAGCCGGAGGCCCGCGACCACGCAGTCCGCCGTCCGCTCGTGCTTGACCTTGTACATGAGGCGTTCGTTCTGGCGGTACCTGAGGTCGAGGGGCTTGGCGATCACGCCGTCGAGCCCGGCCCCCTCGTACCGCTCGAACCACTCCCGCGCCACCTCCTCGTCGAGGGTCGCGGGCGCCAGGTGCACCGGTGCCCGCACGCCTTCGAGCGCCTTGGTGAGCAGCCGGCGCCGGTCGCGCAGCGAGACGTCCCACAGGGCCTCGTCGAAGAGGGCGAGCACGTCGAAGGCGACGTACGACACCGGGGTGCGCTCGGCGAGCAGCCGCACCCGCGAGTCCGCCGGGTGGATCCGCTCGGTGAGGGCGTCGAAGTCCAGGCGCCCGCCGCGCGCGAGGACGATCTCGCCGTCCAGGACGCACCGCTGCGGCAGCCGCTCCCGCACCGCCTCGACCAGCTCGGGGAAGTAGCGGGTCAGGGACTTCGTGCCCCGGCTGCCGATCTCCACCTCCGCGCCGTCGCGGAAGACGATCGCGCGGAAGCCGTCCCACTTGGCCTCGTACTGCATGCCCGGCGGGATCCTCGCCACGGACTTGGCGAGCATGGGCTTCACGGGCGGCATCACCGGCAGGTCCATGATCCCGATTCTGCTCCCGGGCGGGGGAAATCGCCCGGTATGCGCGTTCGCCTCCCGGCGTCTAGCGTGGCTCGCATGGCGGGCGCGGGCGCGGCGGTGGAGCTGACGGCGGGAGAGCGGACGGTACGGCTCTCCAGCCCGGACCGGGTGCTGTTCCCCGAGCGCGGCTTCACCAAGCGGGACCTCGCCGCGTACTTCCTCTCCGTCGGCGACGGCATCCTGCGGGCCCTGCGCGACCGCCCCACCACCCTGGAGCGCTATCCGGAGGGCGTCGGCGGCGAGTCCTTCTACCAGAAGCGGGCGCCGAAGAACCTGCCCGACTGGATCCCGACCGGCACCATCACCTTCCCCAGCGGCCGGACCGCCGACGAGATCTGCCCGACCGAGGTCGCCGCCGTCGTCTGGGCCGCCCAGTACGGCACGCTCACCTTCCACCCCTGGCCGGTGCGCGCGGCCGACGCCGACCACCCCGACGAGCTGCGCCTCGATCTGGACCCGCAGCCCGGCACCGACTACGCCGACGCCGTCCGCGCGGCCCACGAACTGCGCTCCGTCCTCGACGGGTTCGGCCTGCGGGGCTGGCCCAAGACCTCCGGCGGCCGCGGTCTCCACGTGTTCGTGCCGATCGCGCCGCGCTGGACGTTCGTGCAGGTGCGACGGGCCGCCATCGCCTGCGGGCGCGAGCTGGAGCGGCGCCTGCCGGACGCCGTGACGACCGCCTGGTGGAAGGAGGAGCGCGGCGAGCGGATCTTCGTCGACTTCAACCAGACCGCCCGCGACCGCACCATCGCCTCCGCCTACTCGGTGCGCGCACGGCCGCACGCCCCCGTCTCCGCGCCCCTGCGCTGGGACGAGCTGGACGACGCCGTGCCCCGCGACTTCGACCTCGGCACCATGCCCGGACGCTTTGCCCGGGTCGGCGACGTGCACCGGGACATGGACGAGCACGCCTTCTCCCTGGAGGGCCTGCTCGAACAGGCCGACCGCGACGAGCGCGACCACGGCCTCGGCGACCTGCCGTACCCGCCGGAGTACCCGAAGATGCCGGGCGAGCCGAAGCGGGTCCAGCCGAGCCGCGCGAAGCACGACGACGGCTGAACCCGCCCCGGGGACGAGCGCCCGCGGCCCGCGCCTACAGCTCCTTGATCCGGATGTCCCGGTACGACACCACGTCGGTGACCCCGTGCACCTGGAGGCCCACGTAGCCGGACGCGAAGCGCCGCCCGTCCGTGCCGGGGTCGTCGCCGCGCGGCGGCTCGAAGACCTGGCCGCCCGTGTTGTCGAACTCGTTGATCAGGGTGCCGTTGCGGTACACCGCGTAGTGCTGGTCGACCACGCGGATCTCGTAGTCGTTCCAGGTGCCCTTGGGCGTCACGCCCGCGCCCGCGAGGCCGACCCGGTCGAAGCCGTACACCGACCCGGTCTTGTACATGTCGCCGTCCGGCCGGTCGAGGACCTGGACCTCATGGCCGTACTTGATGGCCACCCACTCCGGACGCGGCTCCTCCGGGTGGTCGTGGACCTGCGGGAAGCGCACGAAGACGCCGGAGTTGGCGTTTCCGGAGCCGGGCGCGTCGTCGCGCCACTGGAGCTTCAGCGAGAAGTCGCCGTACTTGCGCTCCGGGAACCACAGCATGCCGAGCCCGTTCTTCGTGGTGCCCGAGGTCATCGAGCCGTCGGCGTTCAGGCCGAACGAACCGCCGCCCACGTGGCTCCACCTGGCGAAGGACTTCTGCGTGCCGTCGAAGAGGTGCCGGTAGCCCTCGGTCTGGCCGGGCTTGCCGATGCCGGACTCCTTCGCCGCCTTGTTGATCTTGTTGTACTCGCGCCGGTCGATCTCGCCCGCCTTCTTCAGCCGGTCCGTGACCGTCTTGACGTGCTTGAGGAACAGCGCGTGCGACGACCAGTCCTTCTCGTCCTCGATCAGCTCGCCGACGCGGCAGCGGTTGTTGGTGACCCGGTTCGGGATGCCCGTGTCGACGGTGCCGACGAAGACGGTCGACCGCTCGTCGTACTCGGGGCAGTGGGGCCCGGGCACGCCGCCGCCCTCGTCGACGGTGAACGCCACCGACTTCGCGGGCGCAGTGTTGCCCGCCTTGTCGCTCGCCCGGTACGCCACCGTGTGCCGCCCGACGCGGTCGACCACCACCGGCGCGGTGTAGGCCACGTACGGGCCGCTGTCCAGGGAGTACTCGACCGCGGCTACGCCCGAGCCCGCGTCGGTCGCGGTCACCGTGACCTTCGCCCGGCCGACGTAGGCGCCGTCGGAGTTCTTGTCGCCCTCGACCTTCGCCGAGGTCTCGGGCGGGGTCCTGTCCTCCTGCGGCGGCGCGACCACGGTGAACTCCACGGACTTCTCCGCCGCCACGTTCCCCGCCTTGTCGGAGGCGCGGTAGCGCACCTTGTGGGTGCCGACCGCGTGCACCATCACGGGCGCGGTGTACGCCGTCCAGGCGCCGTCGCCGACCGCGTACTCGACCTTGTTCAGACCGGATCCCGCGTCCGACGCCGTCACCGTGACGGTGGCCATGCCCAGGTACTGGCCCTGGCCGTTCTGCTCGCCGGTGACCGTCGCGGAGGTCTCCGGCGGCGTCTTGTCGTCGGTCGGCGGCGCGACGACCTTGAAGTCGACGGCCTTCTCCGCCGCCACGTTGCCCGCTTTGTCAACGGCCCGATAGCGGACCTTGTGGGTGCCAACGGTGTTCACGACCACCGGCGCGGTGTACGGCTGCCAGGCGCCGTCCGCCCCGAGCGCGTACTCGACCTTGTCGACGCCCGAGCCGCCGCTCTCGTCGGTCGCCGTCACCGTGACCGTCGCCGTACCGACGTACGCGCCGTCGGAGTTCGTGGCCCCGTCGACCTTCGCCTTCGTCTCCGGCGCCGTCGTGTCGCCGCCCCCGCCGTCGGTCACGACGAGGATGCCCTGCATCGCCCCGTGGCCGGGGATCGTGCAGTAGTAGCGGTAGCGGCCGGGCTTGAGGGTGACCTCGGCGGTCCACTTGCCGCCCTTCTCGTCGCCCGGGTTGGCGAGGATGTTCAGCGGGACGTCGTTGTTGTACTCCGGGTCGGAGACGTCGAACGTCAGCGTGTGCGGCATGCCGGTGGTGTTGCCGGTGGCCACGCTGTTCTCGAAGACGATGGTGGTCTTGCCCGCGACGGCCGTCGTCGGCGCCGACTTGTACTTGTTGATGTCGTTGTCCGCGGTCCAGGTCAGGACCTGCTGCTGGAGGCGCGGCCCGTCAGGGCGGGCCGTCGCCGCCGAGGTCAGGCCGAGCACGAGCGCGAACGCGGCGAGCAGCGCCGCCCACACCCGTGCGCGCGCGGAAGCGGATCTCATCGTTGCGCCTTCCTGGCCAGGTCGCCCGCGGCCGGGGTCGCCTCGCCGCCGGTGTAGGTCACGCGCCACAGCGCGGACTTGGCGTCCGAGGTGAAGAAGCCGCGCCCGTAGTCGAGGACGTACAGCGAGCCGTCGGGGGCGAACTTCCAGTCCATGAGGTTCTTGATGCGGTCGTTGCCCACCGGGATGATCTTGCGGAGGGACTCGGCGTGCACCGGCAGACCGCCCTTGCCGACCGTCTTCGGATCGGTGAGCACCGCGTGCCGCGGCTGGTCGCCGTCGTAGAAGTCGCCGACGAACCACTTGCCGTCCCAGTAGGCGGGCCATTTGTCCGCGCTCGTGCTCGCCGGGTCGTAGCGGTAGACCGGGCCGTTCATCGTCGCCTGGCCGCCGCCCTTCAGCCACGGCAGGAGCTGCTTCTGCTCCTCCGTCCTGTAGCTGGGGACGCCGTTCGCGTCGCGCGGGTAGTCGATGCCGCCGCCCTGCGGGGAGTACCAGATGGTGTTCGGCTCGGCGGGCGGGATCTTCACCAGGCCGTCGTTGTTCGGCGACTCGTTGCGCAGGTTCTCGCAGTCGTACCAGCCGAGGGGCTTGCTCGGATCGGGCAGATTGCGGTCGCGGTAGGGCTGGTTGTTGCCCATGCAGTACGGCCAGCCCCGGTTGGAGGCGTGGGTGATCGCGGCGAACGTGTCGTACTTCGCCGGGCCCCACGTCGTCGACGGCTGTCCCGCGTCCGGGCCGACCCAGCCCGCGTAGAGCGTGTCGGTCCTCTTGTCGACGGAGATGCGCGCGGGGTTCCTGACGCCCATCACATAGATCTCGCCGCGCGTCTTGCCGCCGCCCTCGTCCGGCTCCTTGCCGGTGAAGAGATTGCCCTGGGGAAGCGTGTACGTGCCGTCCGGCTCGGGGTGGATGCGCAGGATCTTGCCGTTGAGGTTGTTGGTGTTGCCGGAGGTGCGGCGGGCGTCGGCGAAGGAGACGCCCTTGAAGTTCGGCTGCGGGTTGTTGCCCGAGTAGCCGTCGCTGGAGCCGGAGGAGTTGTTGTCACCGGTGGCGATGTACAGGTTGCCCTGGGAGTCCCAGGCCATCCCGCCGCCCGCGTGGCAGCAACTGTGGATCTGCACCGGCCACTTGAGCAGCACCTTCTCGCTGTCCATGGCGAGCTTGCCGGACGCCTTGTCGTACGTGAAGCGGGAGACGTACCGCTCGCCCATGTGCGTGTCGCGGTCGATCCGGGCGTGCGGGGTGTAGTGCAGGTACACCCAGCCGTTGTCCTCGAACCGCGGGTCCAGCTCGATGCCGAGCAGGCCCTCCTCGTTCTTGATCAGCTCACCGCCGCCGCCCTTGTTGCCGAAGACGCTCACGGCGCCCGCGAGCGTCGCCTGCCCGGTCTTCGGGTCGTAGACGTGGATCTCGCCGCGGCCCTTGCCGACGTCCGGGTCGTTCCAGTCGGTGATCACGGGCCGGGAGGAGTCGGCGCCGCCGCGGCCGATGTAGAAGACCTTGCCGTCGGGGGCGGTCACCAGGCCGTGCGGCTCGCCGATCTGGTCGTTCTCGCCCGGCTTGTTGGGCCGGGTCAGGCGCTCCGCCTTGTAGTTCGTGGTGATGGCGGCCTTGCAGTCGGCGCGCACGAGGCGGGACGTCCACAGCAGGGCGCCCCGCAGATGCGTCCGGAAGTCCGTCTCGTCGTAGGCGTCGGCCGTGCCGCCCATGCCGGTGTAGAAGGAGCGTCCGCCGTCGTAGTCGCGGCACCAGGAGACCGGGTGGTCCCAGCCGTTCGCGCCCGCGCCCGGTTTGTACGTCGACTCGCGCACCCGCGCCACGGTGTGGACGGCGCCCGACGGATTGGTCTCCCAGTTGAGCCACCTGTCCGGGCGCTTCCACTCCAGGGGCAGGTCCTTGGTGGCCGGGCCCTGCCGGTCGCCGACCTCGACGGTCGCGCGCTGCACGGCCGAC is a window from the Streptomyces spectabilis genome containing:
- a CDS encoding OmpL47-type beta-barrel domain-containing protein, coding for MRSASARARVWAALLAAFALVLGLTSAATARPDGPRLQQQVLTWTADNDINKYKSAPTTAVAGKTTIVFENSVATGNTTGMPHTLTFDVSDPEYNNDVPLNILANPGDEKGGKWTAEVTLKPGRYRYYCTIPGHGAMQGILVVTDGGGGDTTAPETKAKVDGATNSDGAYVGTATVTVTATDESGGSGVDKVEYALGADGAWQPYTAPVVVNTVGTHKVRYRAVDKAGNVAAEKAVDFKVVAPPTDDKTPPETSATVTGEQNGQGQYLGMATVTVTASDAGSGLNKVEYAVGDGAWTAYTAPVMVHAVGTHKVRYRASDKAGNVAAEKSVEFTVVAPPQEDRTPPETSAKVEGDKNSDGAYVGRAKVTVTATDAGSGVAAVEYSLDSGPYVAYTAPVVVDRVGRHTVAYRASDKAGNTAPAKSVAFTVDEGGGVPGPHCPEYDERSTVFVGTVDTGIPNRVTNNRCRVGELIEDEKDWSSHALFLKHVKTVTDRLKKAGEIDRREYNKINKAAKESGIGKPGQTEGYRHLFDGTQKSFARWSHVGGGSFGLNADGSMTSGTTKNGLGMLWFPERKYGDFSLKLQWRDDAPGSGNANSGVFVRFPQVHDHPEEPRPEWVAIKYGHEVQVLDRPDGDMYKTGSVYGFDRVGLAGAGVTPKGTWNDYEIRVVDQHYAVYRNGTLINEFDNTGGQVFEPPRGDDPGTDGRRFASGYVGLQVHGVTDVVSYRDIRIKEL
- a CDS encoding ThuA domain-containing protein; the protein is MRLTPRQQPLPTREFGRARHRTTRRSWAAATAAGALAAGLLSGPAASARPFPEPPGDAEAMKTTMSRALPSPPGGANVRVLAFYGSAAPGDESPVVDAAIAAIERIGRSGPAAQRFTVTATDDPAVFTNAGQLGKYNAVAFVTGGGDVLDAEQEAGLEAYMEAGGGFLGLHDAARAEPYSSWFTGLVGARPKDEGPSAVQRATVEVGDRQGPATKDLPLEWKRPDRWLNWETNPSGAVHTVARVRESTYKPGAGANGWDHPVSWCRDYDGGRSFYTGMGGTADAYDETDFRTHLRGALLWTSRLVRADCKAAITTNYKAERLTRPNKPGENDQIGEPHGLVTAPDGKVFYIGRGGADSSRPVITDWNDPDVGKGRGEIHVYDPKTGQATLAGAVSVFGNKGGGGELIKNEEGLLGIELDPRFEDNGWVYLHYTPHARIDRDTHMGERYVSRFTYDKASGKLAMDSEKVLLKWPVQIHSCCHAGGGMAWDSQGNLYIATGDNNSSGSSDGYSGNNPQPNFKGVSFADARRTSGNTNNLNGKILRIHPEPDGTYTLPQGNLFTGKEPDEGGGKTRGEIYVMGVRNPARISVDKRTDTLYAGWVGPDAGQPSTTWGPAKYDTFAAITHASNRGWPYCMGNNQPYRDRNLPDPSKPLGWYDCENLRNESPNNDGLVKIPPAEPNTIWYSPQGGGIDYPRDANGVPSYRTEEQKQLLPWLKGGGQATMNGPVYRYDPASTSADKWPAYWDGKWFVGDFYDGDQPRHAVLTDPKTVGKGGLPVHAESLRKIIPVGNDRIKNLMDWKFAPDGSLYVLDYGRGFFTSDAKSALWRVTYTGGEATPAAGDLARKAQR